The proteins below come from a single Methanothrix thermoacetophila PT genomic window:
- a CDS encoding MBL fold metallo-hydrolase: MNVILLGTGVGIPQADRAQSSLLIRDEDVLLIDCGAGAILRLGEIGMSPLEIDTVLLTHLHLDHVADLLPLAKARYLLGEPWLNIWGPVGTEELMRSLQSLYPYLRSIKLDVTEISAGCRFEICGFGVSSASAIHSVPALCYRIEGSRTVTCSGDTEPAASVSELASGSDLLVHECSFPDGFEVTNHTTPAALGRIVSDVGEIILTHFYPQCRGLEEDMARTVEQLSGIRTRAGMDLMSIYASAGK, from the coding sequence ATGAACGTCATTCTTCTCGGCACAGGGGTGGGGATACCGCAGGCAGATCGTGCGCAGTCATCTCTGCTCATTCGTGATGAGGATGTGCTGCTCATCGACTGCGGGGCGGGCGCTATTCTCAGGCTTGGTGAGATCGGCATGAGCCCGCTTGAGATCGACACTGTGCTTCTCACGCACCTCCATCTGGATCATGTTGCAGATCTCCTGCCACTCGCAAAGGCGAGGTACTTACTTGGAGAGCCCTGGCTCAATATCTGGGGGCCTGTCGGCACAGAGGAGCTGATGAGATCGCTGCAGTCCTTGTACCCTTATCTGCGTTCGATAAAGCTGGACGTCACAGAGATCAGCGCGGGATGCAGATTTGAGATATGCGGATTTGGGGTGTCCAGTGCATCCGCGATCCACAGCGTTCCGGCGCTGTGCTACAGGATCGAGGGCTCCCGCACAGTCACATGCTCCGGGGACACCGAGCCGGCTGCAAGCGTCTCTGAGCTCGCATCAGGCTCCGACCTGCTCGTCCATGAGTGCTCGTTCCCGGATGGATTTGAGGTGACGAATCACACAACTCCAGCAGCACTCGGCCGGATTGTGAGTGATGTCGGGGAGATCATACTCACACACTTCTATCCCCAGTGCAGAGGTCTGGAGGAGGACATGGCGCGCACGGTGGAGCAGCTCTCTGGAATCAGGACCAGAGCGGGAATGGACCTGATGAGCATTTATGCGAGTGCTGGAAAATAG
- a CDS encoding segregation/condensation protein A produces the protein MSELKPDPYAGLEMSDPAEVLVELARRGELDPWDVDIVRTTERFLEYVESLERRDLRIPARTLLYAAILLRMKSDAMEEQEEEEEIEEAPVETHEDVAYTLPQPPVRRRTRRPVTLDELIAELKKAEMIGRKRAIRQRLAEPEEEILDLSHEENVEERIKMLSPVIEDMLSMKEMVEIKEIEGDRIMNYLALLFMAQRKQIWLEQEQFFGDLFITRPGGGM, from the coding sequence ATGTCTGAGCTGAAACCTGATCCATACGCAGGTCTTGAGATGAGCGACCCGGCTGAGGTGCTGGTTGAGCTCGCCAGGCGGGGGGAGCTCGACCCCTGGGATGTGGATATAGTTAGAACCACCGAGAGGTTCCTGGAGTACGTCGAGTCGCTGGAGCGAAGGGATCTGCGGATACCTGCCAGGACTCTTCTGTACGCCGCGATCCTCCTCAGAATGAAGTCAGATGCAATGGAGGAGCAGGAGGAAGAGGAGGAGATCGAGGAGGCACCTGTCGAGACACATGAGGATGTGGCGTACACCCTGCCTCAGCCGCCAGTCCGCCGCCGGACCAGACGACCTGTCACGCTTGACGAGCTGATAGCTGAGCTCAAAAAGGCCGAGATGATTGGGAGAAAGAGAGCGATACGCCAGCGCCTTGCGGAGCCAGAGGAGGAGATACTGGACCTCTCCCATGAGGAGAACGTCGAGGAGAGGATAAAGATGCTCTCTCCTGTGATAGAGGATATGCTGAGCATGAAAGAGATGGTCGAGATCAAGGAGATCGAGGGCGACCGGATAATGAACTACCTCGCGCTCCTCTTCATGGCTCAGAGGAAGCAGATATGGCTCGAGCAGGAGCAGTTCTTTGGGGATCTCTTCATCACCCGCCCCGGAGGGGGAATGTGA
- the smc gene encoding chromosome segregation protein SMC has product MHIKEIELRNFKSFGRRALVQLKKDFIVVTGPNGSGKSNIIDALLFSLCLTSSRAMRAERLPDLIYRGDDGRAPDFAEVTVRLDNSTRTMPVDSDEVVITRRIKVNGERYHAQHYLNGRACTQAELQEHLARAGITPEGYNVVMQGDVTRIIEMGPTERRRIIDEIAGVSEFEEKKQRAMAELDVVRERIARVDVILEEVGQQLRRLQAERDRALRYRACREERKKQEAYLLLARFKEAEAEISALDDEITSITSEKSQLLQSLEAGREELRRLEERLKAVEGEISHKGEDEQLRVRREIEEIRGKIAREETRIEAADADIEEADRSLSQCFIEMDRVRAEIAAISEQLSDKAMRRAGIQGELDDQRSQLSSLRANISDADSRFAKYREELAQLIKEIEDTRSQIGERLRERDRLLDAIRRASMEKEEIATEITEALSSISAASTESERLEREVESIASEAMDLDKRREELESRRLSLRRELAELDRSLQRLQSEYARVEAQVRAAEERSGYSRAVEAVRSAMKRGILQGLCGTIADLGEVDRRYAAALEVAAGARLQSVIAESDEDAAVAIDYLKRSQIGRATFLPLNKMEVGSLPEVPRVPGVIDFALNLIRFDDRFYPAFWYVFRDTLVVEDLDTARRMIGRYRMVTLDGDLIERSGAMTGGHYTSRLKFAAEESRRLVGISERISATEARRGELLEKLDSVEEEISSISRKLESLDKEISRRTFLLEEKRALRGRMERYIEERKSRLSEMERESEEWRSRLTVLEQEMQELESALSEKGDLREKLERDMQGSRIPEMMERAEQLEGEIRRLESRIMDLDSEIMRCRLKEENLRNRLDELARTKELLELKKNDAIQRRSSALSSMEDLRAALDELSRKEKDLDRELHGLKGERGSLMESIIGKEREIGGMERSIERLDARLTAVSGAREEISISMQSLRSEIESAGIDPSEAPPKSETIAAKIRALEEEMASLEPVNMLAIDEYERVDKRFRNLSDRREVLHREREGIIEKLERYDQLKKDAFMSCFAAVNQNFREIFHELSGGDGELVLECPDDPLSGGMTIRARPAGKVFHRLEAMSGGEKSLTALSLIFAIQRFRPAPFYAMDEIDMFLDGANVERVAKMIRRISRDAQFIVVSLRRPMIQQASYTIGVSMQEKNISSVTGICLS; this is encoded by the coding sequence TTGCATATCAAGGAGATCGAGCTCAGGAACTTCAAATCGTTCGGCAGAAGGGCTCTCGTACAGCTTAAAAAGGACTTCATAGTCGTCACAGGGCCCAATGGAAGCGGAAAATCCAACATCATAGATGCCCTCCTCTTCTCGCTCTGCCTCACGAGCTCCAGGGCGATGCGCGCTGAGAGGCTGCCGGATCTGATTTACCGCGGCGATGACGGAAGAGCCCCGGACTTCGCAGAGGTTACTGTGAGGCTCGATAACAGCACCAGAACCATGCCTGTGGACAGCGATGAGGTTGTCATCACGAGACGCATAAAGGTCAACGGCGAGAGGTACCATGCGCAGCACTACCTGAATGGAAGGGCATGCACCCAGGCCGAGCTCCAGGAGCATCTGGCGAGAGCAGGAATAACCCCTGAAGGCTACAATGTGGTGATGCAGGGGGACGTCACGAGAATAATCGAGATGGGCCCCACGGAGAGGAGAAGGATAATCGATGAGATCGCCGGAGTCTCCGAGTTCGAGGAGAAGAAACAGCGCGCAATGGCTGAGCTCGATGTCGTCAGGGAGAGGATCGCCCGCGTGGATGTCATACTCGAGGAGGTCGGCCAGCAGCTCAGGCGGCTCCAAGCCGAGCGCGACAGGGCTTTGAGATACAGGGCATGTCGTGAGGAGAGGAAGAAGCAGGAAGCCTATCTTCTGCTTGCAAGATTCAAAGAGGCGGAGGCCGAGATCAGCGCGCTTGACGATGAGATCACATCCATCACCTCCGAGAAGTCTCAGCTTCTACAGAGCCTTGAGGCTGGAAGAGAGGAGCTGAGGAGGCTTGAGGAGCGGCTGAAGGCCGTGGAGGGCGAGATCAGCCACAAGGGGGAGGACGAGCAGCTCAGGGTGAGGCGCGAGATAGAAGAGATCAGGGGAAAGATCGCGAGGGAGGAGACGAGGATCGAGGCCGCTGATGCAGATATAGAGGAGGCGGACAGATCCCTTAGCCAGTGCTTCATCGAGATGGACAGGGTGAGAGCTGAGATCGCTGCCATCTCCGAGCAGCTCAGTGATAAAGCCATGAGACGGGCTGGCATTCAGGGGGAGCTGGACGACCAGAGATCCCAGCTCTCATCGCTCCGAGCAAACATCTCCGATGCTGATAGCAGGTTCGCCAAATACAGGGAAGAGCTGGCTCAGCTGATTAAAGAGATTGAGGATACCCGCTCCCAGATCGGAGAGAGACTCAGAGAGAGGGATCGGCTTCTCGATGCAATCCGCAGAGCTTCGATGGAGAAGGAGGAGATCGCCACAGAGATCACAGAGGCGCTGAGCAGCATCTCTGCTGCATCCACAGAGTCTGAGAGGCTCGAGAGGGAGGTTGAGTCCATCGCCTCAGAGGCAATGGATCTCGATAAGAGAAGAGAGGAGCTGGAGTCGAGGAGGCTCAGCCTCCGCAGGGAGCTGGCAGAGCTCGACAGGAGTCTCCAGAGGCTGCAGAGCGAGTACGCGAGGGTCGAGGCCCAGGTCAGGGCAGCCGAGGAGAGGTCCGGCTACAGCAGAGCAGTAGAGGCAGTGAGGTCTGCGATGAAGCGTGGCATACTCCAGGGCCTCTGCGGCACGATCGCGGATCTCGGAGAGGTTGACAGGCGGTATGCTGCGGCGCTTGAGGTCGCAGCTGGTGCAAGGCTCCAGAGCGTGATCGCGGAGAGCGATGAGGATGCAGCAGTTGCGATAGATTACCTCAAGAGATCCCAGATAGGCAGAGCGACATTTCTACCACTCAACAAAATGGAGGTAGGATCGCTGCCTGAGGTTCCAAGGGTGCCAGGGGTCATCGACTTCGCCCTGAACCTGATAAGATTTGATGATCGTTTCTACCCTGCCTTCTGGTACGTCTTCAGAGACACGCTCGTCGTTGAGGATCTCGATACCGCCAGGAGGATGATCGGGCGATACAGAATGGTGACACTTGATGGAGATCTGATCGAGCGGAGCGGCGCGATGACAGGTGGACACTACACATCCCGCCTGAAGTTCGCAGCAGAGGAGAGCAGGAGGCTTGTGGGGATATCAGAACGCATATCAGCCACAGAGGCGAGGAGAGGCGAGCTGCTCGAGAAGCTCGATTCCGTCGAGGAGGAGATATCATCCATCAGCAGAAAGCTCGAGTCCCTAGACAAGGAGATCTCGAGGAGGACATTCCTGCTGGAGGAGAAGCGAGCGCTGAGAGGCAGAATGGAGCGGTACATCGAGGAACGCAAGTCCAGGCTCTCGGAGATGGAGAGGGAGAGCGAGGAGTGGAGGAGCAGGCTCACAGTGCTGGAGCAGGAGATGCAGGAGCTCGAGTCCGCGCTCTCTGAGAAGGGAGATCTCAGGGAGAAGCTGGAGCGGGATATGCAGGGCTCCAGGATCCCTGAGATGATGGAGCGGGCGGAGCAGCTCGAAGGCGAGATCAGGAGGCTCGAGTCCAGGATCATGGATCTGGACTCCGAGATCATGCGCTGCAGACTTAAGGAGGAGAACCTGAGGAACAGGCTGGATGAGCTTGCGCGTACGAAAGAGCTCCTGGAGCTCAAGAAGAATGATGCGATCCAAAGGCGCAGCTCAGCGCTCTCGAGCATGGAGGATCTCAGGGCCGCACTGGATGAGCTGAGCAGAAAAGAAAAGGATCTCGACAGGGAGCTGCACGGCCTGAAAGGGGAGAGGGGGTCTCTCATGGAGAGCATAATCGGCAAGGAGCGCGAGATAGGCGGGATGGAGAGAAGCATCGAGCGTCTCGATGCAAGGCTTACGGCGGTCTCAGGGGCAAGAGAGGAGATCTCCATAAGCATGCAGTCTCTCAGATCCGAGATTGAGAGCGCGGGCATCGATCCCTCTGAGGCTCCCCCCAAGAGCGAGACGATAGCTGCGAAGATCAGAGCGCTGGAGGAGGAGATGGCATCGCTCGAGCCTGTCAATATGCTCGCCATCGACGAGTACGAGCGCGTTGATAAAAGATTCCGCAACCTGAGCGATCGCAGAGAGGTTCTTCACAGGGAGAGGGAGGGCATCATAGAGAAGCTGGAGCGATACGATCAGCTCAAGAAAGATGCCTTCATGAGCTGTTTTGCTGCTGTGAACCAGAACTTCAGGGAGATATTTCACGAGCTTTCCGGAGGAGATGGTGAGCTTGTGCTCGAATGCCCTGACGATCCGCTGAGCGGGGGTATGACGATAAGAGCGAGGCCAGCTGGCAAGGTCTTCCACAGGCTTGAGGCGATGTCAGGTGGGGAGAAGAGTCTCACCGCGCTCTCATTGATATTCGCGATCCAGCGGTTCAGGCCTGCTCCATTCTACGCGATGGATGAGATCGACATGTTCCTCGACGGGGCGAACGTGGAGCGGGTGGCTAAGATGATTCGCAGGATCTCCAGGGATGCGCAGTTCATAGTGGTATCGCTGAGGCGCCCCATGATACAGCAGGCCAGCTACACAATCGGTGTCTCGATGCAGGAAAAGAACATCAGCAGCGTGACCGGAATATGTCTGAGCTGA